ATCTTCTTGGTTTTTTGATACAACCATTTGGACGATGCCTTTTTTGTCGAGTTGCTCGATAGTTTCTTTTATTCCATTGCGAATTTTAAGCGAATTTTTTGGGGTTTCAACGAGTGTCCCATCCCAAATGGTGTTGTCAAGGTCCCAACAGACAACCTTGACTTTTTTTGCTGGAGCAGAAGGAACGACTATCCCAATTTCTTCCTGTGTGCTGTCTGAATTGCTTTTTGCGATGTCCATCCACTTTGTTTTAGACTCTTCTTTCGGGTTGACAAAATCGGCTGAAAGAATAACAATGTGCGCGTTGTAGTCGTTTACAGGAATCAATCTCGCCATCAAAACATCAGGTGTATACATAAACGTTTTGCTTTTTGGTGTGGCAAGTTCTGTGTGTATGAGAAATTGATTGAATCCCTTGTTGACAGGAAACACACTTCTGTGCATTAACCTCTTAAGTGATGTCAACTCAAATGCCAGATCCCATTTTTCTTCGTTAAATGAATAAACTTGCAGAAGGAAGTAGTCGCTTGTAGCTCCCAACTCGTCGTCGTCTAGGATGTCGGCCCCTTGTATGTTGCCTTCTTCATAAATCTCGTTGAATTTATTGAGCAAAACTGAACCGTGATTATCTTCTTCTTGTTTGGCTAGTGTTACTGATTTTGAGATGAGTGGATTATTTTTGTTTTCAACTTTTTCTAAAGTTGTCATTCCTGGGAAAATTACAGTTTCGAGTTTTCCCCATTCCTTAAATGAAATTTCGGCGCTTGAAATGAAATCTTTGAATAATTGGCTTTCGTTGCAGATAATGCCATTTTTAAACCTTCGGCATTTGCCATCGCAACGTTTTTCGTAATGATTGCATGTTGTAAAACAAAGAGGCTCAGAGCATTCAACACAATGTTCACCCCACCATGTTGGTCGAATTGTTTGAATTTCTTCTTTTTTGATGAAATCAGAAGGGGTTTGAATGTCTGATGAAATTAAAGTTTGTTTTGATGGTTTAGAGAATTGAAACTCAAACATTAATCTATCCCTTCATCTTCTTTGAGGAGCCGTGCTAAAAACCGTTTGCTTCTAGTCTGGCATCGCGATAGCTTCATCAAATTTTGGCTTAATAATTTATGCCCCTAGGTTTCTGTAGGCCTCGCAAACTTCTTTCGCGTCGCCTTTCATGCGCATGTGCCCTTTTTCAATCCAAATGGCTTTTCTGCAGAGTTGTTCTACCTGGTCGATGCTGTGTGAAACAAACAGAAGTGTGGTCCCGTAGTTGTCTACAAGGTCGTTGATTCTTCTCATGCATTTTTCTTGGAAGAGGAAGTCGCCAACTGACAATGCCTCATCAACAATCAAAATGTCGGGGACTGTGGCTGTTGCAATTGCAAATGCAATTCTTGCAACCATGCCCGATGAATAGTTCTTCATGGGCATGTCAACAAAGTCGTGGATTTCGGCAAAGTCAACAATTTTGTCGAAATTCTCATCTATAAACTCTTTGCTATAGCCAAGCAGGGAGCCGTTGAGATAGGTGTTTTCTCTGGCTGTTAGCTCATAGTCAAAACCGGCGCCGAGCTCAATTAAAGGAGCAATTGTGCCATTGATTTTGCATGTTCCTTTTGATGGTTCAAGCACGCCTGCAACAATTTTTAGAAGCGTTGATTTGCCAGAGCCGTTTGTTCCAACGATGCCATAAACATCGCCTCGGTTGACAGTGAAATTGATGTTCTCAAGTGCCTTGAATTCCCTAAACATCAATTCACGACGAATCATTTTTATGAAATATTCTTTTAGGTTTGTTAGTTTTTCGTTAGCAATGTTGAACACCATGTCAACATCTTTAACTTCAATCATTACCTCAGAAGTGTCGATTTTATTATTCACTGTGCGCCCTGTCTTTATACGTAAAGAATGAATTTATGTTCTGTTTTTCTAAAAACTAATATTCCAAGAGCCAATGAAATCGCTGCCATTGCGATGCAAATTAAATTCTGCTCTAGTGTTGGTGTGATTCCATACATCATGATGTCGCGGAAATAGGTGATGTATTGATACATTGGATTGAACTGAATGAGAAATTGCAGTGTGTCAGGCAGAAGTTCTAGTGGGTAAAAAAGTGGTGTTGCATAGGTCCAGGCGGTCAGAACTACACTCCACAAATGAATAACATCTCTGAAAAACACTGCAAGTGACGACAAAATCAATCCTAAACCTGCAGAAAAAGCAACAACATAAACGATGCAAAGAGGCAGAAAGAGAATGTCCCACGTTGGCATGATTCTGAAATAAATCATTACAGCCACTGCAGCAATTGCCGAGAACAAAAAGTTCACCAGCGAAAAGATGACTTTTTCAAGCGGAAACACCATTTTTTCGATTCTAATTTTTTGAATGAGTGAGGCTGCGCCAATGATTGACTGCATTGCTCCACTTGTTGCGTCGCTCATTAGGTTGAACATAATCTGCCCAAGAATCAAATAAAGAGGGAAGTTTTCAATGTTAAATCGGAACATATATGAAAAAACGGCAGACATGACTATCATCATGAGAAGCGGGTTTAGGACCGACCACACGACACCGAGAACACTTCTTCTGTATTTGACTTTGAAATCTTTTCCTACAAGTGTTTTTAGAATAAACAGGTTTTTCTTCCATGTGCGAGTTTCAATTGCGTTAGTTGCAATTTCAGACTCTCGAGTTAATGCCTGAGTGTTATTATCGCTATTACTCATCGGTATCCTGACTGCTCAATCGTGTTTTAGTTCTGTTTAGGGCTGATGACCAACCTGAATATTTTACTTCTTTAGCAAACGCCTTTGCCAAGTGCGCTGCTCTTCTTGCTTTTGATGGTTTTTTGTTGTCAAACATTTTTTTGTATGCTTTTAGCGCAACCGTCTCATCATCTGGGCTCTCTCCCAAAAAAAGCTTCGCTTTTAGTTTCTCTTTGGAACTTTGGTTTTTTAGTGACGCCAAAAATGCTCTCTCCACGCCGTCGAAATAGTAGGTTGCCGCTGGTTTGTCGAGTTCAAACTGTGGCACATATTTCTCTCTGCAATCCTGCATGAATGCTAAATTGTAGGGAAGTGTTAGCGTTGTTTCTTTCCAATAGAGCATGTGCAAAACATAGTTTTGATAGTTTTGTCTGTTGCTGTTCATGAGGCCATATTCTTCAAGCTGATTTTTCATTACGACAAGTGCGTCAATCATGAACTGATATTCGTTGCTTGTGGTGTCGCTCAAACTTCCTTCACGAGACCTTCTGTAGTGATATAAGTTTTTATTTAGGTAATAAATCTTGTTTGCCGCCGTTAGTGCAACATATGTAAAAGGCATGTCTTCATGTGCTCCTACAGCTGGGAACCGCAAGTGAAGGCTTTCCAACATTGATCGTTTGTAGAGTTTGTTAACAGTAAAACCAATTAAATATTTGTAAAAGTGATCAATGTCAGAAGCTTTAAATGCTTTTTTCGCAGGAATTCTGCTTTTGTCGACTGCTGTCTTGTGTGGAGTAAATTTTTTTGTCTCTTCATCAAATAAATCGATGTCAAACACAACAGCATCGGCATCATTTTCGACTGATGCGCAGAGAGCTTGCTCAATGAGCTCTGGCTCTACGAAATCATCGGAGTCTACAAAACAAATGTAGTCTCCTTTTGCTTCATCAAGTCCAGCATTTCTTGTTTTTCCTGCTCCGGAATTTTCTTTATCAATCACTTTGAGTCGAGAATCTTTGTTCTCCCAGCTTCTCAACACTTCTAGGCTGTTGTCGCTTGAGCCGTCATTTACACAAATTATTTCGATGTTCTTGTGAGTTTGATTCGTTAGCGACTCTAACATTTCGTCAAGATATTCTTCTGCGTTATACACTGGGATAACAACAGAAACAAGAAGCGATGAAATATCGTTTTTAGATTGCATAAAAATCCTGGGTCGATTTATTTAAACAGTTTGTTTGTTGCCAGCACAAAAGCTTTCTTAACCGAAGAAATCTTGTGCGGTACAACTGTGAAGTTTTGTTCTGTTTTCCATTCTTTGTCGTTAATTAACTTTTGCACTTCTTCCCATTCTGCAACAGCAAAGAAGTTTTTATCAAGTCTGTCCTCGTCTTCATAGACTTTAAATTCTTTTCGCATTTGCTTTAAGAAGTCGTCTCTAAGAGCGATGTCTAGTCTGTTATAGTTCCAAAGATATGTCTCCCATTTTTTAGCAGGGACAATTTTTTTGAAAGCATCGAGTTTTGTGGGATGTTTAGCTAAAAGCTCCTCAAAAGACTTGTATTCATCGCAGACGCAAAACACTTTCGCTCCCGATTTGACAGAAGAGTTTTCATTGTCAATTCGATAGTGCAAAAATGCGCGTCGAGTGATTGCGGCTCTGTTTGCGAGCGTCAATGCTTTTAGCATGAAACCTGTGTCTTGGTAGGATGCCCCTGGTGTTTCAAGGAAATCAATTCCGTTATCAGCAATGAATTCCCTTTTGTAAAGCCCTGTCCAGATGGCTGGACTTCCTCGCAAAATGTCGGTGAAATCAGCTGGATTGAACGATTTTTCATAGGGTGCACCAGAAAGATCTGTAACGTTGATGACGTTGGTTAGTTCGCCACCTTTCATCGTCCAATAATTTGACCTCACAACATCTGCATTGGTTTTTGTTGCAAGTTCCCAGAGCTGTTGAAACATGTTTACACTTGCGATGTCATCTGATTCAACGATGCCAATGTAGTCACCTGTTGCATTTTTGAAGCCCATGTTCATTGAGTGACCATAGCCTGCATTTGGCTTTGTAAACACTTTAAAGCGGAAATCTGCTTTTTCATATTTTCTAGCAATCTCTAGAGAGCTGTCTGTGGAGCCATCGTCAATTACGAGAATTTCTATGTCTTTTAGTGTTTGGTCTTTAAGGGAGCTTAAACACTCATTTAAATATTTTTCAACATTGTAAACTGGAACAACGATTGAGACTTTTGGGGTCATTAATCCTGCCTTTTTTCTCTTTTATCGACACTACATTATAAAATAACAGTGTATTCGTTGTAAAACTTATGCGAGCAAGTCGATTAACCCGCAGGTGGTTTTTTTATTGCGTTTTAAATTTAGAAAAGGAGAATTTGTGAATAATCACCATGATGTTTTGATTGTTGGCGCTGGCCTTTTTGGTTCAATTGTGGCCTTGGAGGCAAATAAGCGCGGCAAATCAGTCCTAGTCATTGAGAAACGCGATCACATTGGGGGCAATTGTTACACGCGCGATTGGTCAGGCATTAATGTTCACATGTATGGTGCTCACATTTTTAGGACTGCCGACAAAAATGTTTGGAATTATTTGCAGCAGTTTGCTGAATTTAACAATTTTATAAATTCTCCAGTTGCAAATTTTAACGGCGAACTATTTAATCTTCCTTTTAACATGAATACTTTCTATGAGCTTTGGGGCGTTGTAACGCCCAGGGAAGCTAAAGACAAAATTGCCTCGCAATGTATTGCTTGTGAGAATCCAACAAACTTGGAAGAACACATTCTCTCTCTTGCTGGTAAAGACATTTACGAAAAGCTTGTAAAGGGATACACCGAGAAACAGTGGGGCAGAAAGTGCACGGAATTGCCTCCGTCAATAATGCGTCGAATTCCGTTCAGATTCCGTTTTGACAACAACTATTTTGTGGACCCCTACCAAGGAATACCAAAGGGCGGCTACACACCAATTTTTGAAAAGATGTTAAAGGGTTGTGATGTGCGCCTCAACTGTGATTTTTTCAACTGCAAAGATGAGGTCATGGCTGCTTGTGACAAAGTAATTTTTACTGGAACTGTAGATTCTTTTTATGATTATAAATTTGGAGAACTTGAATATCGCAGCTTGCGTTTTGAGCATAAAGAGCTTGAATGTGACAATTATCAAGGTGTGGCCGTCATGAATTTTACCGATGCCGAAACTCCCTACACACGAATTATTGAGCATAAACATTTTGA
This portion of the Phoenicibacter congonensis genome encodes:
- a CDS encoding ABC transporter ATP-binding protein gives rise to the protein MNNKIDTSEVMIEVKDVDMVFNIANEKLTNLKEYFIKMIRRELMFREFKALENINFTVNRGDVYGIVGTNGSGKSTLLKIVAGVLEPSKGTCKINGTIAPLIELGAGFDYELTARENTYLNGSLLGYSKEFIDENFDKIVDFAEIHDFVDMPMKNYSSGMVARIAFAIATATVPDILIVDEALSVGDFLFQEKCMRRINDLVDNYGTTLLFVSHSIDQVEQLCRKAIWIEKGHMRMKGDAKEVCEAYRNLGA
- a CDS encoding ABC transporter permease → MSNSDNNTQALTRESEIATNAIETRTWKKNLFILKTLVGKDFKVKYRRSVLGVVWSVLNPLLMMIVMSAVFSYMFRFNIENFPLYLILGQIMFNLMSDATSGAMQSIIGAASLIQKIRIEKMVFPLEKVIFSLVNFLFSAIAAVAVMIYFRIMPTWDILFLPLCIVYVVAFSAGLGLILSSLAVFFRDVIHLWSVVLTAWTYATPLFYPLELLPDTLQFLIQFNPMYQYITYFRDIMMYGITPTLEQNLICIAMAAISLALGILVFRKTEHKFILYV
- a CDS encoding glycosyltransferase family 2 protein, which gives rise to MQSKNDISSLLVSVVIPVYNAEEYLDEMLESLTNQTHKNIEIICVNDGSSDNSLEVLRSWENKDSRLKVIDKENSGAGKTRNAGLDEAKGDYICFVDSDDFVEPELIEQALCASVENDADAVVFDIDLFDEETKKFTPHKTAVDKSRIPAKKAFKASDIDHFYKYLIGFTVNKLYKRSMLESLHLRFPAVGAHEDMPFTYVALTAANKIYYLNKNLYHYRRSREGSLSDTTSNEYQFMIDALVVMKNQLEEYGLMNSNRQNYQNYVLHMLYWKETTLTLPYNLAFMQDCREKYVPQFELDKPAATYYFDGVERAFLASLKNQSSKEKLKAKLFLGESPDDETVALKAYKKMFDNKKPSKARRAAHLAKAFAKEVKYSGWSSALNRTKTRLSSQDTDE
- a CDS encoding glycosyltransferase: MTPKVSIVVPVYNVEKYLNECLSSLKDQTLKDIEILVIDDGSTDSSLEIARKYEKADFRFKVFTKPNAGYGHSMNMGFKNATGDYIGIVESDDIASVNMFQQLWELATKTNADVVRSNYWTMKGGELTNVINVTDLSGAPYEKSFNPADFTDILRGSPAIWTGLYKREFIADNGIDFLETPGASYQDTGFMLKALTLANRAAITRRAFLHYRIDNENSSVKSGAKVFCVCDEYKSFEELLAKHPTKLDAFKKIVPAKKWETYLWNYNRLDIALRDDFLKQMRKEFKVYEDEDRLDKNFFAVAEWEEVQKLINDKEWKTEQNFTVVPHKISSVKKAFVLATNKLFK
- the glf gene encoding UDP-galactopyranose mutase, giving the protein MNNHHDVLIVGAGLFGSIVALEANKRGKSVLVIEKRDHIGGNCYTRDWSGINVHMYGAHIFRTADKNVWNYLQQFAEFNNFINSPVANFNGELFNLPFNMNTFYELWGVVTPREAKDKIASQCIACENPTNLEEHILSLAGKDIYEKLVKGYTEKQWGRKCTELPPSIMRRIPFRFRFDNNYFVDPYQGIPKGGYTPIFEKMLKGCDVRLNCDFFNCKDEVMAACDKVIFTGTVDSFYDYKFGELEYRSLRFEHKELECDNYQGVAVMNFTDAETPYTRIIEHKHFEFGTQPTTIISKEYPQDWKRGIEPYYPMEDAENVNKFKRYKELADNEEKVMFGGRLGEYKYYDMQDTIKSALSFVEKHF